In Desulfovibrio inopinatus DSM 10711, the DNA window AGAACAAAAAGCAGGATAGCACATGCCCCTACTGTCCAAAGCACGGATTGGGAGAAAGCCCAGATTCCTTCCACTCCGCGGTGACTCAAGTCAAAAAGATCCATCTGGGAGCTGTAGATAACCGCTCCCAGCACCACGCCAAGACCAAGAGTTTTCAGAATGCTCATGCAGAACTGGAATAATCCCTTGATGGAAAATACTTTTTTCACCCATCCAGTGGGATTCACGTTCTTGAGTGCCGGCGCAATAGATGAGAAAACCAGCAAAAAACCAACATGTCCGAGGCCGGATGCCAATGACGCCACAATCACCACACCGCAGAGCATGTAGGTGATAGACGTATATGCACGGAGACACACCGGACCGGCGAACTCTACATTCTCGGGGAATGGGAGCTGCATGGCTTCAAACACGGAATGGAACATCTCGGAGAATTCTTTATACATAAAGTCCCACCCCAACCACACATAACAGATAGACGCCGCCATGACCGCCGCCGTGCGGATGTCTTGGCTTTTGGCAATCTGCCCTTTCTTTCTGGCGTCCTGGAGTTTCTTTGGGGTTGGTTTCTCGGTTTTCTCGCTCATTTCAGCGCCTCCGTCAGAATTGTTGGAAGCTTGTATTCCTTCGCCACTTTGGCACAGATATGAAAATAGACCGAGAACATGTAGACAATGAGAATCGCCGACGCTAAGCCGGACTTCAGTGCCATAGAGACTTGAAATACATTCAATTGCGAAGCCACCCTCGCCACCAGCCCCAGGCCGAAATCAGAGAGAAAAAACATGATAGACAATGGCGCAGCCACGACGATCAAAATTTCAAAGAGAAGATGTAACTGGCCGGCGAGAAAGTCGCCGAACGCCGAGCCGTCAAACGCAGGGAAAAAAGAATAGACAGGCCACACGCGGTAACTATCAAAAAGCATGGTAAGAAACGACATCAACCCACCGGCCATGACAAAATACACAACCGCCACGTGTAACAGTAGACTTCCTAATGGGCTGGTCTGCTCACCGGAAATGGGGTCTTGCGTCCCGGCGCTCATCAGCTCCCTTTGGCTGTCCAACACCTTGCCTGCGCCTTCCACGGCCCAGAAAAAGAGTGACAGCTCAAATCCAATCAGCAATCCAATGCATACTTCTTTGACAGCCAACCCCAGCACATGCCAGGAAAAGTTCGCGTTTTCCGGAACCGAGACGGATATGGCCGGGAATATGAAGAGTACCAATCCCAGCATCATGGCATTACGCACAACTTGATTAACCAGCTTGCCGCCCAGGTATGGAACCATCGAAAAGATGGGTACCATACGCGCCATGCCCAACACACTCACTAACACCAGCCGATGCAACACGGTAATGAGTTCTTGGGATATCTCCATGTCGCGGCCTCTTTCTGCCTCTCGCTAACCTTAGCGGGTAACTTCTGGAAAAATAATGAACATGTGGTGCGCGAATTGGTAGAGGTCGTCTCCCAGGTACATAGCCGTACCGATAAGCGACAAGGTAACCGCTACGAGTTTGACGCCGAAACTCAGAGTCTGCTCCTGAATTTGCGTCAACGCCAAAATGAGACTCACGCACAACCCCACAATGATAGCGACGATAATAGGCGGCATGGATAGCCACAACGTTAACGTCATGGCCTGCGTGGTTGCATGCACTCCATAAAATTCCATTGGTGTTCCCCCACGACTATTATTTACTGATAACTCAGGATGAGGCCCTGCGTGACCAGCGTCCAGCCATCCAGCGTGACAAACAAAAGCAATTTAAAGGGCATAGAAATGGTCGATGGTTGTACCATCATCATGCCCATGGCCATCAGGATATTCGCGATGACCAAATCCAGCACCACAAATGGCAGATAAAGCAACAACCCAATCTCAAACGCCCGTTTGAGTTCACAGACCAGGAACGAGGGGATAAGAATGGAAAATGCATCCTTGCCCAATCCCTCCACATGCTTCTTTGGCCACAATTTATGTGCCGCTCGGTAGAAAAACGTGCGCGTCTCCAACGAAGTAAACTTGTATAAAAATTCTTGAAACGGTCCTTTTGATTTTTCGAATAATCCCCGAACGGACTCCACACCGGTGAACTCTTGAGGCGCATTCTGTTCCACCAAATCAATCGTTTCTGAAAAAATAGGGGCCATGATGAACAGAGTCAGAACAATAGCGAATGCGTTGACCACCAAGTTTGACGGTACCCCTTGCGTCCCCAAAGCGTTGCGCAACAACGACAGCACCACCGTCAGCTTTACATAACTAGTCGTCATGACCGCAATAAACGGCAACAACGCCAACACGGAAAGCACGACAATAACGGTTACCGGTCCAAGATCGAATACTGACATGCGCAACCGTCCTCAAGAGAATTGTCCGTATGGGACATATCGGAATCGTACAATAGGCACAGTTTTAGCCTTTCATCTTTGTTTTCCCCACGCGCAAGATACGAACGGCTGCCCGGCCCTCAATGTCCACCAGCTCGCCCACGGCCACGGCCTTGCCATTGGCTTTGAGGGTGATGGGATTTTTCAGGCTCTTTTGCGTCTGCAATATCATGCCAGGCCGTAGCGACTTCAACTGTCCTAAAGTCACACGTTGAGCGTCCAACTCCAGTGTGATGTCCACGGGTAGATCGTCCAGCTGGCCAGCGTTCGACGTTGGTACAGCATCCGAAGTGGTGTCATCGCTCGCCTCGGGTTGCGTGTCCTGCCCCTCTGAATTCGTACTTTCGTCTTCATTCGCGTCATATGCTTCCTGACTCAGCTTGTCAGAATTCTCATCGGAAATGTCGGTCATAGTCGTATCCAAGATGGTTATTGTCGTATCGCACCATGAAACAGGCAGGGCCAAACGTCCAGCCACTGTCACCTGGGCCTGATCTCCCGAATAAGGGTAGAAGACATCTGGCAGTACAAGATCACCAGGCCCCAAATCTCGAACTTCGGTTAAGCCCAGCCGCACGCGTCCTAGAACAACAGCAAGTGGAAACACCAGTGTGTCAAGATTCAAAACTTCAAGCGGCGTTAATGGGCTAAACCGACTTGATGCTCCCAGCCCGGCCAGCGCATCGAAAATCGGTGTTGCATCGCAAGGAATTTGCAGCTCGCCACGAAGCATCACCGCCCCTGAATCATCAGGATTATCCTGGCGACAAAGCTCAAATGGCAACAATTCGACTGGGCATCCGGATAAGGGTTCTGCCCCTTCTACGTCGTCGCTTCTTCCCATGTTCACAGTTGTGATCTCGGCTTGCAAGCCAGTGGCCTGCTCAATGACGGAAAGCATGCCGTCGAGCGCCGTCTCGGCCAGCGCTGCGGTTATAGCTGGAGGAAAGGCATCGACGTCCTCCAGCGAAATCCCCGTGGGGAGGAGCGAAGTGAGAAGATTAAGCCACCCCTGCTTGTCCAGAGCAACTTCCAGTTCTACTCCTCCTAGCCGTACTTTGGCGTATACTAGGGCATCTTGGTCACATGCTTTCGTTTGACAAGGTTGGAACGCCAACATATGCGACGCGTCG includes these proteins:
- the sctT gene encoding type III secretion system export apparatus subunit SctT gives rise to the protein MEISQELITVLHRLVLVSVLGMARMVPIFSMVPYLGGKLVNQVVRNAMMLGLVLFIFPAISVSVPENANFSWHVLGLAVKEVCIGLLIGFELSLFFWAVEGAGKVLDSQRELMSAGTQDPISGEQTSPLGSLLLHVAVVYFVMAGGLMSFLTMLFDSYRVWPVYSFFPAFDGSAFGDFLAGQLHLLFEILIVVAAPLSIMFFLSDFGLGLVARVASQLNVFQVSMALKSGLASAILIVYMFSVYFHICAKVAKEYKLPTILTEALK
- the sctU gene encoding type III secretion system export apparatus subunit SctU translates to MSEKTEKPTPKKLQDARKKGQIAKSQDIRTAAVMAASICYVWLGWDFMYKEFSEMFHSVFEAMQLPFPENVEFAGPVCLRAYTSITYMLCGVVIVASLASGLGHVGFLLVFSSIAPALKNVNPTGWVKKVFSIKGLFQFCMSILKTLGLGVVLGAVIYSSQMDLFDLSHRGVEGIWAFSQSVLWTVGACAILLFVLFAVIDFLFQKQQMTKQLMMSKDEVKREYKEQEGDPEIKAKRRQMAQEIAMSDASAQVRKSSVLVTNPEHLAIALRYNEGKDDLPVVMAKGKGLIARRMREVAEEEGIPIMQNVPLAHDLYEQGRVMDYIPSDLIEPVAEVLVWVREIAAKHGG
- the sctQ gene encoding type III secretion system cytoplasmic ring protein SctQ, which produces MRFLPTGTSYTAFVPLAMLENVAAWRTQFFASGGRFFFQLGDASHMLAFQPCQTKACDQDALVYAKVRLGGVELEVALDKQGWLNLLTSLLPTGISLEDVDAFPPAITAALAETALDGMLSVIEQATGLQAEITTVNMGRSDDVEGAEPLSGCPVELLPFELCRQDNPDDSGAVMLRGELQIPCDATPIFDALAGLGASSRFSPLTPLEVLNLDTLVFPLAVVLGRVRLGLTEVRDLGPGDLVLPDVFYPYSGDQAQVTVAGRLALPVSWCDTTITILDTTMTDISDENSDKLSQEAYDANEDESTNSEGQDTQPEASDDTTSDAVPTSNAGQLDDLPVDITLELDAQRVTLGQLKSLRPGMILQTQKSLKNPITLKANGKAVAVGELVDIEGRAAVRILRVGKTKMKG
- the sctR gene encoding type III secretion system export apparatus subunit SctR encodes the protein MSVFDLGPVTVIVVLSVLALLPFIAVMTTSYVKLTVVLSLLRNALGTQGVPSNLVVNAFAIVLTLFIMAPIFSETIDLVEQNAPQEFTGVESVRGLFEKSKGPFQEFLYKFTSLETRTFFYRAAHKLWPKKHVEGLGKDAFSILIPSFLVCELKRAFEIGLLLYLPFVVLDLVIANILMAMGMMMVQPSTISMPFKLLLFVTLDGWTLVTQGLILSYQ
- the sctS gene encoding type III secretion system export apparatus subunit SctS; protein product: MEFYGVHATTQAMTLTLWLSMPPIIVAIIVGLCVSLILALTQIQEQTLSFGVKLVAVTLSLIGTAMYLGDDLYQFAHHMFIIFPEVTR